The Candidatus Arthromitus sp. SFB-mouse-Japan genome includes a region encoding these proteins:
- a CDS encoding phage portal protein — protein sequence MDKRIVELDIARWRTSLKRKIMIDGERYYRGDHDILRRKRTVIGDNGDLKEVDNLPNNRIVDNQYKKMVNQKVDYLLAKPLTLECDNKKYLSLLKTIFNKRFQRILKNVAEDALNCGLGFLFVYYDDLGELNFKRFKPYEVILHWLDDEHTKLDYLIRCFSVEVFENNMYRSVDKVEVYSPDGIDYYEYTNGNLKPVEPYHNNYFTRVVDGVENHYTWDKIPVISFKYNHKEIPLIKMVKTLQDGLNLIESNFQNQMEEDARNTILILKNYDGENLGEFRRNLATYGAIKVRTESGADGGGVDALQVEINADNYRTLLDVFKKAIIENAMGYDAKDERLSGTPNQMNILSMYSDIELDANSMETEFQASLEELLWFVNVHFGLKGLGNYDNSIVDIIFIRMCY from the coding sequence TTGGACAAAAGAATTGTAGAGCTTGATATAGCAAGGTGGAGGACAAGTCTTAAACGTAAGATAATGATTGATGGAGAAAGGTATTATAGAGGAGATCATGATATTTTAAGGCGTAAGAGGACTGTCATAGGGGATAACGGAGATCTTAAAGAAGTTGATAATCTACCTAATAATCGTATTGTAGATAATCAGTATAAAAAGATGGTTAACCAGAAGGTTGATTATTTACTTGCCAAGCCTTTAACTCTTGAATGTGACAATAAAAAATATTTGAGTTTGCTTAAAACTATTTTTAATAAACGATTTCAAAGGATTTTGAAAAATGTTGCCGAAGATGCCCTTAATTGCGGTCTAGGTTTTTTATTTGTCTATTATGATGATCTTGGAGAGCTTAATTTTAAGAGATTTAAGCCCTATGAGGTTATACTGCATTGGTTAGATGACGAGCATACTAAATTAGACTATTTAATTAGGTGTTTTAGCGTCGAGGTTTTTGAAAATAATATGTATCGTTCAGTTGATAAAGTGGAAGTGTATTCTCCTGACGGGATTGATTATTATGAATATACAAATGGTAATTTAAAACCCGTTGAACCTTATCATAATAATTATTTTACACGAGTTGTAGATGGCGTGGAAAATCATTATACGTGGGATAAGATACCTGTAATATCTTTTAAATATAATCATAAAGAAATACCTCTTATTAAAATGGTCAAAACCCTTCAAGATGGGCTTAATCTCATCGAATCTAATTTTCAGAATCAGATGGAAGAGGATGCAAGAAATACAATCCTGATACTTAAAAATTATGATGGTGAAAATCTAGGAGAGTTTAGACGCAACTTAGCTACTTACGGAGCTATTAAGGTTAGGACTGAGTCTGGAGCTGATGGTGGTGGAGTTGATGCCTTGCAGGTTGAAATCAATGCAGATAATTATAGGACACTCTTAGATGTGTTTAAGAAAGCCATTATTGAGAATGCTATGGGTTATGATGCTAAAGATGAAAGACTCTCAGGTACTCCTAATCAGATGAATATTTTATCTATGTATTCGGATATTGAATTAGATGCGAACTCTATGGAAACTGAGTTCCAAGCATCTTTGGAAGAATTATTGTGGTTTGTTAATGTGCATTTTGGACTTAAGGGATTAGGTAATTACGATAACAGTATAGTTGATATTATTTTTATCAGAATGTGTTATTAG